The Setaria viridis chromosome 2, Setaria_viridis_v4.0, whole genome shotgun sequence DNA window CGCTGCCCAGGACCGGGCACCGATTCTTCTTCACCCACTGCAAGCTGCAGCAGCCGCAGAGGGCGGGGAAGGCCAGCAGGGCCACGCGCGTCGCCGGCTCCGGGTCGTGGCACTCGCAGAGCGTCAAGGACGTCGTGGACCACGCCGGTGTCAAGGTCGGCGAGATCAGGAAGCTCCGGTACAAGAAGGGCGGCGAGTACACGGACTGGCTCATGGACGAGTACTCGTGCTGCTTGGaggacgccgtcgccggcgacaaGCAGTTCGTGCTCTGCAACATCTACGTGTCCCCCAGAGCCGATCAAGGCTCCGCGGCGCGCCAAGAATCCGCCGCCTTCTTCGCTCCACCTGCGCCTGCGCCCGTCGTGATCCTCgcgcaggcagcggcggcgcccaaGAGGCCAGCGCCGCAGAGTGCCGAGCCGCCTTGCCCCAAGCGGATGCGGGGTGCCGTCGCCCCGACGCCTCCGGTCGTGCAGCCGGCGGGTTATTGCACGGCGTCCTTCGCCCCACCACTGCCGTACCCGTACGTGCCTCACATCGCCGCTTCAGctcagcctccgccgccgccagttccgacccgtCTTACAGCGCCGCCGCAGAgtcgctcgccggcgcccacaCCACTGCAGCCGCGTTCGCTACCTAAgcagcaggcgccgccgccgactctcTCGGTGGTACGTGCCTGCCACATGCCAGTGGAAGAACCGGCACGTCACTGCCAACCGCCTCAGCCGTCCGAGCAGAGGAAGCAAAGCACACGTGATCCGTTTGAAGCCGCTGAACAAAGAGACGAAGCAGAGGAAGAAAGGGTCGCAGCGCCTGTTGATGAAGATGACGACTGGGCCGAGTTGGAAAAGTGCATGGACGACGCCGTGCCAACAGCCGAGGGCTCAACGATGAGTGAGGACGAGATGGACCAGCACTTATCCTCGTTGTTGTTTGAGGAGGAATAGATCATCCCGGATGCAATTGCAGCACCTGATCCGGCGTCCAAGGGATCCAAATCGGCGCTTCAAGATGACTTGGACTTGTTTCACAAGATACTGGACGACACCTTACGACGATCGAGTTCAACAATGGCTATTTGACGAGCTTGCCTGGACACGAAGAAGCAGTAGCAGCTGTGGAAGAGCTCCACACAGAAGAAGGCTTCCCGATCACATCTCGTGGTAGGAATGTAGGATCGCAGCACATGTGAAATTTTTCTGTGGATGGAATTTTACATGCCATCCTGAATGTAAATGTAAATGTAAATGTTGATGAGTTTGTTAGGGTATAAGAATAATAGGGAATAAGAATAATCCTCCTGTCCAAGACCTAATGTATGCCATGACATTATCACTGTCAGTCTCAACAGTCTTGATGCAGTATAATGGCCGCCAATTTAGTTTTTGTTGCCCCATGTTGTCTCCtgatttttctaatttttgtaCCCCATTCAATGTGCTTGATTACCGTGGGCTGTGGCAAGTAAAATTTCACAACCAAGGAACCTTCATGAGATGCGTATTACATGGTAAAATAACATGCACAAAAAACAATAGGGTCACTTTCAGTTTATTCACTTGTTCTCGTAAAACTGATATCTGATATGAAGATATAAGCTTTGACAATATTTAAGAATGCATTTCTGAAGAACAAAtggggtttctttttttttcttaaaaaaagaaaggcaGCATACACGTCTGGCATTCTTTTTAGGAGTATAGATGTATCATCGACTTAGAATTTGCTGTTGTGATTCAAATCAGGCACCATTAGTGTTACATTATTAGCACTCACTAATATCTCAATTCTCATCCCGTAACTAATAGCAGCGATTTCGACgaactgaaagtctgaaaccacCTAAGCATCCCATGGCATTCCACACTGCAATCACACTAGAAGAACTCCCATCCAGTTATCCTCTCAAATTTGTGACAGAATGATGGTGAACAGCCCACCAACAGCGATCGGAGAGTCCTTGGCAACGTAGACTGCTGTTGTCTACTTGTCTTGCGACCGATGCCATTGCTTCTAATGCGACGATGCTGCTGCCCAGAGGCTGCATATGTGTTGATCAAAATGCTGCTAAAGTGGGAATGAACTGAAAGCTCATTTTGAAGGGTAACAACGGAATGATTCATGCGTTGATGAAATGCTTCAAACATTGGGATGAACTGTAAGCTCATTTTGGCGGCTAGAAGTAGGATGGTTCATTTCATTTCTGAACTGTAAGCTCGTCGAGGAGGACGGTGCTGTCCGTCAGGTTGCCGTGTACGATGCTCATGCCGCGTCTGGAGGTAGGCTTGGCCACGGGCTGTCATCCGCGTCGCTCAGTCCACCGGCGTGTTCGGAGCGCGAGCTGCAGCAATGCCATTCATCACAGTACACAAGTTCAGAGTTTCGGTTTCACACGCGTCAAAAAGTGCAGAGTTTCGGTTCACGGGGACTCTAAGGAGTGGAAGGAATGACTAGCTGGCAGCAAATTTGACCAAGAGATTTCGTAGAATCAAGTTAAGTAATGTTGATAATGTAGTGCTGAATGTCTAATCCATCAATTCAATTGTTAGGACCAGTTGTTAGGAAACTCTGTCAGACACAATTGTTGCAGAGTTTCACTTCAAAAGGTACTGAATACTGAAAGGCGATGGGTTAGGAACAAAACGCACTATCCGATCCGGCTCCGCAAATCTGCCCCCATCAGTCATATGCAAATGTAAGGGCCATTTGGTAGAGCTATGGCTATGGCTGTGTCTTATATGGTGTAGtagtttttttaaaagtttCCGTTTGTCTGGTTTGGTAAAAACATTAGGTAAAACGGTTTCGCCTGATTGTTTCAAATGGATAGAAAGGTGAAATGTCCATGATatcctttatttttcttttttacttcttttttttcttttatttcccttcttccttcccattctttttttctctctttattTCTCATTCTATCTCTTTCTTAACTCCCCTTTGTTTTAAAAATCCTAAAGAAGGCTATTAATGGTGCTAATAAGGATTTGGAGCTTAAGAAAAAAGTTGGCAAAAAATGGAATAAAGATATTTGAATGTATACAACACGATGGAAACAAGTTTGGCTCAAGAATTGGATCATAAGTGCCTCAAATCCATGGTCAAAGATAGTGAATATAGGGTCAACCCTGTAAATGACTGGAAAAACTCTAAGTCTGAATACAGTGATAAGTGGCCAACTTTGGGCCAAAATTTGAAGGAATTGTACATAAACACTTTGGATAAGTACACACAAAATGGTAGGTGTGATATATGGTTAGCAGATTCCAACAGTTCTTGACCATAGAAAAACGAGTTTGGATATTCAAATTGGAGGCCTAAAGGTGCACAGTTTGCTGGCCGGCGCTTCTCTTCTGCGCAACACTGCATATTTGGTGATTATTGAGAAACCGATGCCGGCATTCGTGTACGTGTTCATGCAAATGAATTTTACCGGCAACATAACCAGCAACAAATTCAGACCCCTTTGGGGTTGTACAGACTACAGAGCATAGCCTGAGGATTCCATCACACAACAGAGTGCACTCATCAACATCACAGGTGCAAAATAGTGGGCCAGCAGTCGGATAAAAAGAGCTCACCCAACGATACCGGGGTGTTCGGATGCACGGACTAATTTTCAGTTCggatcacatcgaatgtttggatatcaattagaaagactaaacgtgaactaattataaaactaattgcataagacgtggctaattcgcgagatgaatcacctaattaatctatgagtagcacatatttactgtagcatcacatggtcaaatcatggattagacttaatagattcatcttgcaaattaaccttcatttatacaattagttttgtaattaatctatatttaatactcctaattagtatctaaatatctaaatattcgatatgacaggggctaaactttggttagggaaacaaacaggccctgatTGAACAAGAAAGGGGCCATTTAAACATGAGCATGATACACAGCTTCAACATTCTGGTGACCACAATGTTCAGCACCAAACGCagaaataataaaaagaaaacgACCCATGCACCGCATTTTACGAAAACCAGTCACAATTCCTACACAGCCGCCTCTGAGGGGCGAACTACATCCTAATAATATTCACACATCGTCCGGTCTCAGCCCAGACCATAGCTCGCGTCTGGGGCCGCCAGGTTGGTGTCGAATGGTACCTCCACCCTCTCCTTCACGACGCAGTGAGCCCTGCCGCCCTCCAACACCATCACCTTACCAGGTGGGCAGCGGCGCTCTTCCTCATTGGCTGTCGCCGCTGCTTTACCAAACAGCCCGGCGATGTCCAGCTTGATGCTGTTTGTCCCTATCACCGGCTCGTAGCCGGCGGCCTTCATGATGGACACGGCGCCGACGACCATGACCGCCGTCTTGGCCATCCATCCGATGAATGATGTGATTCCTCCTCGCAGACCGCAGCTCGGTGTGCTGGTGTTCCTGTTCTCTGTCCCGTTCGTTCTTGTGCCGTCCTGCGTCGCTCCGTCAGAACCCAATCCGTTATGCAAGCTCTTCTTGGGCTTGGACACGTAGTTCAGAGGGTACAGGTCGTCGAGCACGAACGAGTTGGTGACATGATTTGAGTAAGGAGGCAGGATGAGGCCATCGTCATTCTCGATCTTCTCGCCAGCAAACGCAGCAGCCTCATGGATTACCTCACAGTCCTGCCCTTTGTATTCCTTGAGCTTGCAAAGCAGGGATCTCCGACTGCGGTCGATCTGGCTCAAGATGGTTTCTCGCTCATATCTTTGCTGGTGCTGGAGGTCCTGGCAGTGGCATTTAAGGTGTTAAGATTGCAATAGATGCTAATTTAGAGAAAATCTATTAACATAACAGTTCAATGTGATAGAACAGTAGAGAGCATATTGTCCACTCTTTTGGGAACAGTTAAACAACATAATTATTGAACTGACAATTATAATCCACATAGCCAGTAACTTACTGTCATGAGGTGCCCAAAAGATACTCTCTTGGTGAGATAAGCAGCACAGTGAGTTacataaaatttgaccaaaagtAATTTTGCTCTaaatttcaaatgaaaatgATTAACAGGTAACACTAACAGTTCAACGTGATAGAACAGTAGAGAGCAAAAGCATATTGTCAACTCTTTTGGGAGCAGGCAACAACATGTTTCTAACTATCAATTATAACATACTGGCAACTCTCGCTTGGTCAGATAAGCATCACATTGATTAAAGCACGAGTTACATTAAATTTGCTCCTCTGTAAACTTGCACTATATTTGAAACAAACAACTGGCTAACAAGTAACACTAGTAAGTAAATGGCGCATTAAATTTCTATACCTTTCTCTGCATTTTTCCCAAATGTGTTTCCTATTTATGAAAGGGAGCAATTCAAAGGGATGATCCAAATAGCAAGGCTGTGAGCAAAAACTCAGCTGAGTCTAACAATTTAAGTACATCCAGGAATTGACATATTTAGTCGACTAGTACATGGCAATTCCTAGCAGCAGCACCCTTCTATAAGTGAACTCCttaccccccaaaaaaaacaaTCTCAAGCAGATTGTAGCACACTGAGCCAGAAAAAACAATTTAGAAATATATTTGGTTCCGTTCATCCGCCAGGAGATTACTCTCTCATGATGTTTTTCAGTTTCTTATTGTTACTTGTGCTTGAGGTCGTTTACTATCATGTAATTTCATTGTAAAACTATGTTCAACCTTCTTCTCCTCTTAAATGAATAGGCAGCGCTCCTGCCAATGTTTtcgaaaaaatatatattt harbors:
- the LOC117846482 gene encoding plastid division protein PDV2; translation: MEGEEIGLVLARASDLRSRISACAAAARPTEGAVKRLGAAGGGDGGEDEDEQGEVESLVGIGDALESLERQLASLQDLQHQQRYERETILSQIDRSRRSLLCKLKEYKGQDCEVIHEAAAFAGEKIENDDGLILPPYSNHVTNSFVLDDLYPLNYVSKPKKSLHNGLGSDGATQDGTRTNGTENRNTSTPSCGLRGGITSFIGWMAKTAVMVVGAVSIMKAAGYEPVIGTNSIKLDIAGLFGKAAATANEEERRCPPGKVMVLEGGRAHCVVKERVEVPFDTNLAAPDASYGLG